A genomic stretch from bacterium includes:
- a CDS encoding SDR family oxidoreductase, producing the protein MRGKHVVVTGAAAGIGAALAERYLREGARVALLDREEIDEPPENAISIRCDVTKEADCRNAFKEVVSAFGGIDVLVNNAGITHLGHFGDTQVDVLRQVMEVNFFGAVNCTKAALPSLLERNGQVIAMSSVAGFAPLVGRTGYSASKHALHGFFDSLRAEYASQGLRVLLVCPSFVDTAIGKHALGGDGGSAPREARTGVRNPTQPSTIADAIVRAAMKNRRLLLFPREATFSWWISRLAPRLFERLMIRRTETPAS; encoded by the coding sequence ATGCGTGGCAAGCATGTCGTCGTCACCGGAGCCGCAGCGGGCATCGGTGCGGCACTCGCCGAACGCTATCTACGTGAGGGTGCTCGGGTCGCGTTGTTGGACCGGGAGGAGATCGACGAGCCTCCCGAGAATGCGATCTCGATCCGCTGCGACGTGACCAAAGAGGCCGACTGCCGTAATGCGTTCAAGGAGGTGGTCTCGGCGTTCGGCGGTATCGACGTATTGGTGAACAATGCGGGCATCACCCATCTTGGACATTTCGGCGACACCCAGGTGGACGTCCTGCGACAGGTCATGGAGGTGAACTTCTTCGGTGCAGTCAACTGCACGAAGGCGGCTCTCCCCTCATTGCTCGAGCGAAACGGCCAGGTAATCGCCATGTCGAGCGTCGCCGGATTCGCGCCTCTGGTAGGCCGAACGGGCTACTCGGCTAGCAAACACGCCTTGCACGGTTTTTTCGATTCGCTCCGGGCCGAGTACGCCAGCCAGGGTCTGCGCGTCTTGCTCGTATGCCCCTCGTTCGTGGACACCGCGATCGGCAAGCACGCCCTGGGAGGAGATGGCGGCTCGGCACCCAGGGAAGCTCGCACCGGAGTGCGCAATCCGACCCAACCGAGCACCATCGCCGATGCCATCGTTCGCGCAGCCATGAAGAACCGGCGGCTACTTCTCTTCCCTCGCGAGGCGACCTTTTCATGGTGGATCTCGCGCCTCGCCCCACGTCTGTTTGAGCGCCTGATGATCCGTCGCACCGAGACGCCCGCTTCTTGA
- a CDS encoding acyltransferase family protein: MSDASYEPIPLDHLKSALRPISLMTSPVSSGLEDVPRTGPVFFVGNHTIYGMIDVPMLGLEIYEHTGRPVRGLADHLHFSIPGWRNALVSLGAVRGTRENCARLFEKGEQVLVFPGGGREVTRRKGESYQLIWKERIGFARMAIQHGVPIVPFASVGVDDMFEILADANDVMDSPVGSLLERLGVTEKPWFRGGEMIPPISWGSGPAGLPRLERQYFHFSAPVDVTRFEGRHEDRDACFELRKEVQTAIEVGVGRLLAKRDQDPERYLAQRMLRALAARLG, from the coding sequence ATGTCCGATGCCAGCTACGAACCCATCCCGTTGGACCACCTGAAGAGTGCTCTCCGCCCGATTTCGCTGATGACCAGCCCCGTTTCGAGCGGCCTCGAAGATGTGCCCCGAACAGGCCCGGTGTTCTTCGTCGGCAATCACACGATCTACGGAATGATCGATGTCCCGATGCTCGGTCTCGAGATCTACGAACACACGGGCCGGCCGGTGCGCGGACTTGCCGACCACCTGCACTTCTCTATACCGGGCTGGCGAAACGCACTCGTCTCGTTGGGCGCTGTGCGCGGCACCCGCGAGAACTGCGCGCGCCTCTTCGAGAAAGGCGAGCAAGTACTCGTCTTCCCTGGCGGCGGCCGCGAGGTGACCCGACGCAAGGGCGAGTCCTACCAGCTCATCTGGAAGGAGCGCATCGGTTTCGCCCGCATGGCCATCCAGCACGGCGTACCCATCGTCCCTTTCGCCTCGGTAGGCGTGGACGACATGTTCGAGATCCTTGCGGACGCAAACGACGTGATGGACTCGCCGGTCGGATCGCTGCTGGAGCGCCTGGGTGTCACCGAAAAGCCCTGGTTCCGAGGCGGCGAGATGATCCCGCCTATCTCGTGGGGCAGCGGTCCCGCCGGACTGCCGCGCCTCGAACGGCAATATTTCCACTTCAGCGCCCCGGTCGACGTCACCCGTTTCGAAGGCCGTCACGAAGATCGCGATGCTTGCTTCGAGCTGCGCAAGGAAGTTCAAACCGCGATCGAAGTTGGCGTCGGCAGGCTCCTGGCCAAGCGCGACCAGGACCCGGAGCGCTACCTGGCCCAACGGATGCTGCGGGCATTGGCCGCACGCCTGGGCTAA
- a CDS encoding acetate kinase produces MRVLSLNCGSSSLRWGLFDVSGERELASGAVEEAKNPVEAWERARPALEALSPDAVGHRVVHGGERFTDAAPIDDAVLRAIEEQVPLAPTHNPRCLLGIREARKVFSTAPHVAVFDTAFHQSMPPEAYLYALPYEYHERDRIRRYGFHGTSHRYAVDRAAQLLDKPAASFTGITCHLGNGCSIAVVKRGRCVDTSMGMTPLEGLMMGTRSGDVDPAVVLELAARPEVGTQRLMAILNEESGLLGVSGVSSDLRQVEAAAAEGNERARLAVDLFAHRVRRGIGSALAVLGGADAVVFTGGIGERAAVMRERIATRLGGLGMQLDDEANQACRSGDERISSPDSPIALFVISAREEWQIARETAAALT; encoded by the coding sequence GTGAGGGTCCTCTCCCTCAACTGCGGAAGCTCGTCCCTTCGCTGGGGCTTGTTCGACGTCTCGGGAGAGCGCGAACTCGCGTCAGGTGCGGTGGAAGAGGCCAAGAATCCAGTCGAGGCCTGGGAACGGGCGCGCCCCGCCCTCGAAGCGCTCTCGCCGGATGCGGTGGGCCACCGTGTGGTTCACGGTGGGGAACGCTTTACGGATGCGGCTCCCATCGACGATGCGGTGCTGCGCGCGATCGAGGAGCAGGTTCCGCTTGCGCCGACGCACAACCCACGCTGCCTGCTGGGAATCCGGGAGGCTCGGAAGGTATTTTCGACCGCCCCTCATGTCGCGGTCTTCGACACCGCCTTCCATCAATCGATGCCGCCCGAGGCGTACCTCTACGCCCTGCCCTACGAATACCACGAACGCGATCGTATTCGTCGCTACGGATTCCACGGAACCTCTCATCGTTATGCTGTCGATCGAGCCGCCCAGCTACTCGACAAGCCTGCGGCCTCCTTCACGGGGATCACGTGCCACCTGGGCAACGGATGCTCGATCGCGGTGGTGAAGCGCGGGCGATGCGTGGACACGTCCATGGGAATGACCCCCCTCGAAGGACTGATGATGGGTACGCGTTCCGGCGACGTCGATCCGGCCGTCGTGCTCGAATTGGCGGCACGCCCGGAGGTCGGCACGCAGCGCCTGATGGCGATCTTGAATGAAGAGAGCGGCCTGCTCGGTGTCTCCGGTGTGTCGAGTGACCTGCGTCAGGTCGAAGCGGCTGCAGCCGAGGGCAACGAGCGTGCCCGCCTCGCCGTCGATCTCTTCGCCCATCGCGTGCGCCGGGGAATCGGGTCTGCCTTGGCAGTCCTCGGGGGGGCAGATGCGGTCGTCTTCACGGGTGGAATCGGTGAGCGCGCCGCAGTCATGCGCGAGCGGATCGCCACGCGTCTTGGAGGATTGGGCATGCAGCTCGACGACGAGGCCAACCAGGCGTGTCGTTCCGGCGACGAGCGAATCTCGTCCCCCGATTCGCCGATCGCACTCTTCGTGATCTCGGCCCGCGAGGAATGGCAGATCGCCCGAGAAACAGCCGCCGCCCTGACCTGA
- a CDS encoding fumarylacetoacetate hydrolase family protein, whose translation MKLATFTEDNRTRVGVVVEDGIVDLSTAAPDLPDEMTRLLSGGPDALAAAARAAKGAPTLRLADVHLESPVLRPPKILAIGLNYADHVAESGMETPKLPLVFNKQSTSVVGPGDPFHMPRASSSLDYEGELGVVIGQRCRHVPKERAAEVIAGLTVVNDVTVRDWQLRTPTWTIGKSFDTHCPTGPWIVTNDELPDPHCLDIKTWVNGELRQSSNTKHLIFSCFDLIEHLSTAFTLEPGDLIATGTPSGIGLGMKPPQLLKVGDVVKVAIDGVGELENTVIEEPADTTRIG comes from the coding sequence ATGAAGCTTGCAACGTTCACCGAAGACAACCGAACCCGTGTGGGCGTGGTGGTCGAAGACGGCATCGTCGATCTCTCCACGGCTGCACCGGACCTTCCCGACGAGATGACCCGGCTCCTCAGCGGTGGCCCCGATGCCCTCGCCGCCGCTGCTCGGGCAGCGAAGGGCGCCCCGACCCTTCGTCTCGCCGACGTGCACCTCGAATCGCCCGTGCTTCGTCCGCCCAAGATCCTCGCCATCGGCCTGAACTATGCGGACCATGTGGCGGAATCGGGAATGGAGACACCGAAGCTTCCGCTCGTCTTCAACAAGCAGTCCACCTCCGTCGTCGGACCCGGCGATCCCTTCCACATGCCGCGGGCTTCGAGCTCCCTCGACTACGAAGGTGAACTCGGCGTGGTGATCGGGCAGCGCTGTCGCCACGTTCCGAAGGAGCGTGCCGCCGAGGTGATCGCGGGCCTGACGGTGGTGAACGACGTCACCGTGCGCGATTGGCAGCTACGCACTCCTACCTGGACCATCGGCAAATCCTTCGACACCCATTGCCCGACCGGCCCGTGGATCGTGACGAACGACGAGCTGCCGGATCCCCATTGTCTCGACATCAAGACCTGGGTGAACGGCGAGCTTCGACAATCCTCCAACACGAAACATCTCATCTTCAGTTGCTTCGATCTGATCGAGCATCTCTCCACGGCCTTCACGCTCGAGCCCGGTGATCTCATCGCGACCGGAACGCCGAGTGGCATCGGCCTCGGTATGAAGCCGCCGCAACTCCTGAAGGTCGGCGACGTCGTCAAGGTCGCGATCGACGGCGTAGGCGAACTCGAGAACACCGTCATTGAAGAACCTGCCGACACCACCCGGATCGGTTGA
- a CDS encoding acyl-CoA thioesterase, protein MTDRERSGRMLEIVYPEDTNSQGTLFGGHALSLMDRLAFIVASRFTRLAVVTACSEKVEFRAPVKQGELIELVGTVSEVGGSSLRVSIEMFREDLLSGDRSLCTTGEFVMVAVDNDGRPTPIET, encoded by the coding sequence ATGACTGATCGAGAGCGAAGCGGAAGAATGCTGGAAATCGTCTACCCCGAGGACACGAATAGTCAGGGCACCTTGTTCGGCGGCCATGCCCTGAGCCTGATGGATCGGCTCGCGTTCATCGTGGCATCTCGGTTTACCCGTCTGGCGGTGGTGACCGCCTGCTCGGAGAAGGTCGAGTTCCGTGCGCCTGTCAAACAGGGAGAACTCATCGAACTCGTTGGCACGGTTTCAGAGGTCGGCGGAAGCTCGCTGCGAGTGAGCATCGAGATGTTCCGCGAAGATCTCCTCTCCGGAGATCGCAGTCTCTGCACGACGGGGGAGTTCGTGATGGTCGCGGTCGACAACGACGGCCGGCCGACACCGATCGAGACCTGA
- a CDS encoding glyoxalase, whose product MIKITDVAFVRFRAPDLDKMEQFLDDFGLMTVHRDESVLYSRGSDPEPWIHVVEKGEAGFAGVGFDAASPEDLETAAALPGASAIEELDGPGGGRRVRLSDPDGFSVEVIHGRAPAEVLPTPHAQPYNLGYERRRFNILQRVERGPARVKRLGHCVVRVSDFARSDEWYRSCFGLIRTDEVYLGEPENVVTAFLRCDRGDMPVDHHTFLCVGLGEPGFDHAAFEVEDIDAVMLGHEHLQNAGGYEHHAGIGRHVLGSQVFDYWRDPWGNVLEHFTDGDLLDAGVKTGSFDPAVALGTQWGKFAP is encoded by the coding sequence ATGATCAAGATCACCGACGTCGCATTCGTACGGTTCCGCGCGCCCGACCTGGACAAGATGGAGCAGTTCCTGGACGACTTCGGCCTGATGACGGTCCACCGGGATGAGAGCGTTCTCTACTCCCGTGGCAGCGATCCGGAGCCCTGGATCCACGTGGTAGAGAAAGGCGAGGCAGGCTTTGCTGGCGTCGGTTTCGACGCCGCCAGCCCAGAGGATCTGGAGACCGCCGCTGCGCTCCCCGGTGCGTCCGCGATCGAGGAGCTGGACGGCCCGGGCGGCGGGCGACGTGTCCGACTCAGCGATCCGGACGGCTTCTCGGTCGAGGTGATCCACGGTCGCGCGCCAGCGGAGGTGCTGCCGACGCCGCACGCCCAGCCCTACAACCTGGGCTACGAACGGCGCCGATTCAACATTCTCCAGCGCGTGGAACGAGGACCAGCCCGCGTGAAGCGTCTGGGCCACTGCGTCGTTCGGGTCTCCGATTTCGCCAGGAGCGACGAGTGGTACCGCTCGTGTTTCGGGCTCATCCGCACCGACGAGGTCTATCTGGGCGAGCCTGAGAACGTCGTGACGGCTTTCCTGCGTTGCGACCGCGGCGACATGCCCGTGGACCACCACACGTTCCTTTGTGTCGGACTCGGCGAGCCGGGCTTCGACCACGCGGCCTTCGAAGTAGAGGACATCGACGCGGTCATGCTAGGCCACGAGCACCTTCAGAATGCGGGAGGCTACGAACACCATGCCGGCATCGGCCGGCACGTGTTGGGCAGCCAGGTCTTCGACTACTGGCGCGACCCTTGGGGGAACGTCCTCGAGCACTTCACCGATGGCGATCTGCTCGACGCGGGCGTGAAGACAGGGAGCTTCGATCCCGCCGTTGCCCTGGGCACTCAATGGGGAAAGTTCGCGCCGTAG
- a CDS encoding aminotransferase class III-fold pyridoxal phosphate-dependent enzyme encodes MADGTDVKALDLGSLWHPMLQHRGIEARMPREIVRASGVFLEDANGKRLLDGVAGLWCVNVGYGREELADVAREQMARLPYLPLTFTHAPAAELAAKLTGMLGYPSKVYFTNSGSEANEAAFKITRQFHAQTGSPDRYKIIARYRGYHGNTLGALSATGQAERRLGYEPLAPGFLHIEAPDSFRNTQDCAALLDRTIECEGPETVAAFIMEPIIAGGGVLVPPDDYLPKVREICDRHGVLLILDEVVTGFGRTGVSFAHRRAEVEPDLLTLGKGIASGYQPLAAMVAKQHVFEAFEGAPDELRHFRHINTYGGHPVATAIGLRNIEIFEREELFDKAAKTGDALLTRLRGLKDHPNVGEVRGRGLLLGIELVEADASRNPLDAARTAAVVARCAADGVIVGKTTNTTPGFSNVVILAPPLVLAEEEADLLASTLERAIREELSTKA; translated from the coding sequence ATGGCAGATGGTACGGACGTGAAGGCACTCGACCTCGGGAGCCTCTGGCACCCGATGTTGCAGCATCGTGGCATCGAAGCGCGCATGCCGCGCGAGATCGTTCGAGCTTCCGGCGTCTTCCTCGAAGACGCGAACGGCAAGCGCTTGCTCGACGGCGTGGCTGGCCTCTGGTGCGTGAACGTGGGCTACGGCCGCGAGGAGCTCGCCGATGTGGCGCGCGAACAGATGGCGCGTCTTCCCTACCTGCCCCTCACCTTTACCCACGCGCCAGCGGCCGAACTGGCGGCCAAGCTGACCGGGATGCTGGGGTACCCCAGCAAGGTGTACTTCACCAACAGTGGCTCGGAGGCGAACGAGGCGGCGTTCAAGATCACGCGTCAATTTCATGCCCAGACGGGTTCGCCTGACCGTTACAAGATCATTGCCCGCTACCGCGGCTACCACGGCAACACGTTGGGCGCCCTCTCGGCAACGGGTCAGGCGGAGCGCCGGCTCGGCTACGAGCCGCTCGCGCCGGGCTTCCTGCACATCGAAGCGCCGGACAGCTTCCGCAATACCCAGGATTGTGCCGCGCTCCTCGACCGGACGATCGAATGCGAAGGCCCGGAGACCGTGGCGGCGTTCATCATGGAGCCGATCATCGCCGGCGGCGGCGTGCTGGTTCCGCCGGATGATTATCTTCCGAAGGTGCGAGAGATCTGCGATCGCCACGGCGTGCTGTTGATCCTCGATGAGGTCGTGACCGGCTTTGGCCGCACGGGTGTCTCCTTCGCGCACCGTCGCGCCGAGGTGGAGCCGGATCTGCTGACCCTCGGCAAGGGGATCGCGAGCGGCTATCAGCCCCTTGCAGCGATGGTGGCCAAGCAACATGTGTTCGAGGCGTTCGAAGGCGCGCCGGATGAGCTTCGTCACTTCCGCCACATCAACACCTATGGCGGGCATCCGGTGGCCACCGCGATAGGCCTCCGCAATATCGAGATCTTCGAACGGGAAGAATTGTTCGACAAGGCGGCCAAGACCGGAGATGCATTGCTCACGCGTCTTCGGGGCCTCAAGGATCATCCCAACGTCGGCGAGGTGCGTGGCCGTGGTTTGTTGCTCGGCATCGAGCTCGTCGAGGCGGACGCCAGCCGCAACCCACTGGATGCCGCCCGCACGGCCGCGGTGGTGGCGCGTTGTGCTGCTGACGGCGTGATCGTTGGCAAGACGACGAATACGACGCCGGGCTTCTCCAACGTCGTCATCCTCGCTCCGCCGTTGGTGCTGGCCGAGGAGGAAGCGGATCTGCTCGCATCGACCTTGGAGAGGGCGATTCGCGAGGAGCTCTCGACGAAGGCGTGA
- a CDS encoding MoaD/ThiS family protein: protein MPVHVEVTYDMSKQLGTHRLELSGNTVGEIVDAVRARFADDPDVFEKLTAQTAVAVNGLLVRHGDRLETKLADGDRVSFVKAAAGG, encoded by the coding sequence ATGCCGGTTCATGTCGAAGTCACGTATGACATGAGCAAACAGCTGGGTACCCACCGCCTGGAGCTTTCAGGGAACACGGTTGGTGAAATCGTGGATGCCGTCCGCGCACGCTTTGCGGACGACCCAGACGTTTTCGAGAAGCTGACGGCCCAGACCGCGGTAGCCGTCAACGGCCTCCTCGTGCGCCACGGCGATCGGCTCGAGACGAAACTCGCCGACGGAGACCGGGTGAGTTTCGTGAAGGCGGCGGCCGGGGGCTAG
- a CDS encoding carboxylesterase/lipase family protein: protein MSIVETRSGKIEGTQTEGLSVFRGIPFARPPVGELRFRAPEPEESWTGVRKAFEFGSSAPQNPVLLPLPGMDVGAMDEDCLYLNVYTPAADTEARPVMVWIHGGGFTIGSASQVIYDGAPLAQRGDVVVVTINYRLGPLGFLHLADECPGLEGAAGNAGLRDQVAALEWVKENIAAFGGDPGNVTIFGESAGGMSVGSLLGAPSAAGLFQRAIPQSGAAHNVHDRETANQVARKFLESLEVAPARAAETLRGISTAKLLEAQQKIGLTLGASVGLLPLQPAVDGDFLPEPPLDAIEAGAARGVDLLLGTTLDEWKLFGFLDPELATLDDAGLLARCASQLGDEAAAKRVVDAYRGARSEGEAQTPKDLHFAIETDRVFRMPAIRLAEAQQRHHDRVFMYLFTWESPMMGGALGSCHAVELPFVFGKLEEDGADQFAGSGPEAERLSEQLMNAWLAFARGGDPSHPGLPEGHWPAYESERRMTLRIGRDAAHEQGPADQEREAWDGLL from the coding sequence ATGTCGATCGTCGAGACACGCAGCGGGAAGATCGAGGGAACCCAGACCGAGGGTCTGAGCGTTTTTCGGGGAATTCCCTTCGCGCGGCCGCCGGTCGGCGAACTTCGATTTCGTGCGCCCGAGCCAGAGGAAAGCTGGACGGGCGTGCGCAAGGCCTTCGAATTTGGATCGAGCGCACCCCAGAACCCCGTCCTGCTCCCGCTTCCCGGGATGGACGTGGGCGCCATGGACGAGGACTGCCTCTACCTGAACGTCTACACGCCGGCTGCCGACACGGAAGCCAGGCCGGTGATGGTGTGGATCCACGGCGGTGGATTCACGATCGGTTCGGCCTCCCAGGTGATCTACGATGGCGCACCCCTGGCCCAACGTGGGGACGTCGTCGTTGTGACGATCAACTACCGCCTGGGGCCACTGGGCTTTCTTCACCTGGCGGACGAATGTCCGGGCCTCGAGGGTGCCGCTGGAAACGCGGGGCTCCGGGATCAGGTCGCCGCGCTGGAGTGGGTGAAGGAGAATATCGCTGCATTCGGAGGGGACCCCGGAAACGTCACGATCTTCGGTGAGTCGGCCGGAGGCATGAGCGTCGGGAGCTTGTTGGGTGCCCCCAGCGCGGCGGGCCTCTTCCAGCGGGCCATTCCCCAGAGCGGCGCGGCCCACAACGTCCACGATCGCGAAACGGCGAATCAGGTTGCGCGGAAGTTCCTGGAAAGCCTCGAGGTTGCGCCAGCACGTGCGGCCGAGACCCTGCGTGGCATTTCGACAGCCAAGCTCCTCGAGGCCCAGCAGAAGATCGGCCTCACGCTGGGGGCATCCGTGGGACTCTTGCCGCTCCAGCCCGCGGTCGATGGCGATTTTCTTCCCGAGCCGCCGCTCGACGCCATCGAAGCGGGCGCTGCGCGCGGCGTCGATCTGTTGCTCGGTACGACCCTGGATGAGTGGAAGCTATTCGGCTTCCTCGACCCGGAACTCGCGACGCTCGATGATGCCGGGCTGCTCGCCCGATGCGCCAGCCAATTGGGTGATGAAGCTGCGGCGAAGCGCGTGGTCGATGCCTATCGAGGTGCCCGCTCGGAGGGGGAAGCCCAGACACCCAAGGACTTACACTTTGCGATCGAAACGGATCGTGTTTTTCGCATGCCCGCCATCCGTCTGGCCGAGGCTCAGCAGCGGCACCATGATCGGGTCTTCATGTACCTCTTCACCTGGGAGTCACCGATGATGGGTGGCGCCCTCGGTTCCTGTCACGCGGTCGAATTGCCCTTCGTGTTCGGAAAACTCGAGGAAGACGGTGCGGATCAATTCGCAGGGTCTGGCCCCGAGGCCGAGCGTCTCTCGGAGCAGCTGATGAACGCGTGGCTGGCTTTCGCACGAGGAGGCGATCCCAGCCATCCGGGCCTGCCGGAAGGCCATTGGCCCGCCTACGAATCCGAGCGCCGCATGACCTTGCGCATCGGACGAGATGCGGCCCATGAACAGGGTCCGGCGGATCAGGAACGAGAAGCGTGGGATGGGCTCTTGTAG
- a CDS encoding TetR/AcrR family transcriptional regulator: MNLGLIKYYFDGKEQLWREAVACVFDELGDGLGDALQEAGPFDDRERLRVLIHRYIRWVGHHPEFVRLMHDEGKREGARMRWLVDRYVKPFFEATTSALRAGQEKGHLAAGIDPVHFHYILIGAVDLVFHQAPECRRISGLDPADESFIEAHASAITHLFLEPPSNEEKETSS; this comes from the coding sequence GTGAACCTGGGCCTGATCAAGTACTACTTCGACGGCAAGGAACAGCTTTGGCGAGAAGCCGTTGCATGCGTTTTCGATGAGCTTGGCGATGGGCTCGGCGATGCATTGCAAGAGGCCGGACCGTTCGACGATCGCGAGCGCTTGCGTGTGTTGATCCACCGCTACATCCGCTGGGTCGGCCACCATCCAGAGTTCGTGCGGCTGATGCATGACGAGGGCAAGCGGGAAGGAGCCCGGATGCGCTGGCTCGTCGACCGCTACGTAAAGCCCTTCTTCGAGGCGACGACCTCAGCACTGCGCGCTGGCCAGGAGAAGGGACACCTTGCAGCGGGCATCGACCCCGTCCACTTCCACTACATCCTGATCGGTGCGGTGGATCTCGTCTTCCACCAGGCCCCGGAATGTCGGCGTATCAGCGGTCTCGACCCGGCGGACGAATCCTTCATCGAGGCTCATGCCAGCGCCATCACTCACCTCTTTCTGGAACCCCCCAGCAACGAAGAAAAGGAAACCTCATCATGA
- a CDS encoding amidohydrolase family protein, whose amino-acid sequence MTMEPALPEASAVAASEGRIVAVGNLASMQPWIDARGGTIDRTLEDKVLMPGSIRAGKRADFTVLDADPYEVGAKGLKEIRVWGTVFEGELAPLRPDPLH is encoded by the coding sequence ATGACCATGGAACCTGCATTGCCGGAAGCTTCAGCGGTCGCTGCTTCCGAGGGCCGGATCGTGGCCGTAGGAAACCTCGCCTCCATGCAACCCTGGATCGATGCACGGGGAGGAACGATCGATCGGACCCTCGAAGACAAGGTTCTCATGCCCGGCTCGATCCGCGCCGGCAAGCGTGCGGACTTCACCGTGCTCGATGCGGACCCCTATGAGGTGGGCGCCAAGGGCCTCAAGGAGATCCGGGTCTGGGGAACGGTTTTCGAAGGGGAACTCGCACCGCTACGGCCCGATCCCCTTCACTGA
- a CDS encoding SDR family oxidoreductase, whose product MTSVLVTGASGLIGRQVIAQLAARPGEVSHLVAMDLRDVPEEGRLPGVRYLNSDIRNPQLGKQLSEHSVDCVVHLAAIVTPGKDSTREFEYSIDVLGSENVLAACLEAGVRQLVYTSSGAAYGYHADNPVPLSEKDALRGNPEFAYSDHKRLVEEMLARAREEHPELAQLIFRPGTILGETVSNPITAMFDRPVVLGVRGSDSPFVIIWDEDVASAIVKGIREQRSGIFNLAGDGTISLPEIARRLGKPYLSVPASLLAGGLQLANSLGLTKLGPEQVRFLRYRPVLSNEALKNEFGFTPTNSSGECFDRYRAFHFAN is encoded by the coding sequence ATGACGTCCGTCCTGGTCACAGGCGCGTCGGGGTTGATCGGCCGGCAAGTCATCGCACAACTGGCGGCTCGGCCCGGTGAGGTATCGCATCTCGTCGCAATGGATCTTCGGGACGTACCGGAGGAGGGGAGGCTGCCGGGTGTCAGGTATCTGAATAGCGACATCCGGAATCCACAACTCGGAAAGCAGCTGTCCGAGCATTCCGTGGATTGCGTCGTGCATCTCGCGGCGATCGTGACACCCGGTAAAGACAGTACCCGCGAGTTCGAATACTCGATCGATGTCCTCGGGTCGGAAAACGTGCTTGCGGCCTGCCTCGAAGCCGGAGTTCGCCAGCTCGTCTACACCAGCAGCGGCGCCGCCTACGGTTATCACGCCGACAACCCCGTCCCCCTTTCGGAGAAGGACGCCCTACGCGGAAACCCCGAGTTCGCCTATTCGGATCACAAACGCCTGGTCGAAGAAATGCTCGCCCGCGCGCGGGAGGAGCATCCGGAACTGGCCCAGCTGATCTTCCGACCCGGGACGATCCTGGGCGAGACCGTCAGCAATCCGATCACGGCCATGTTCGATCGTCCCGTCGTGTTGGGTGTACGGGGTTCGGATTCCCCGTTCGTGATCATCTGGGACGAAGACGTGGCGTCGGCGATCGTGAAGGGGATCCGGGAACAACGCAGCGGAATCTTCAACCTGGCTGGTGACGGCACGATCAGTCTTCCGGAGATCGCTCGGCGGCTCGGCAAGCCCTATCTCTCGGTTCCAGCCTCATTGCTCGCCGGGGGCTTGCAACTCGCGAATTCCCTCGGCCTGACCAAACTCGGTCCGGAGCAGGTGCGCTTTCTGCGCTACCGCCCGGTCCTGTCCAACGAGGCGCTCAAGAACGAGTTCGGATTCACACCCACGAATTCGAGCGGAGAATGCTTCGACCGTTACCGTGCATTCCACTTTGCGAACTGA